Genomic DNA from Podospora pseudoanserina strain CBS 124.78 chromosome 4, whole genome shotgun sequence:
GGTCCTAGCATTTGCGGCCAGGGAGATGCATAGTCGTcgggtggagggtttggagcAGATGGGGTTCTTGCAGTGGTACGATTTGTATATCAAGGACTCGTGCGACTTCATCACCAGAGAGGAAACCACGGACAACGAGCAGGCCGCattgtgggtggtggaggtgtttcAACATCTGGAGTTGTGCATCGCCGGAACCGACGATACAGCCCCCATGATTCCGAATCTCAGGAACATCATGGCCAGCATAGAGGCTGCCCAAAACGAAACCCCTCAGCCTGCCGATCTTCACGGGCGGATTGATGCCGTCATTGAAGCTACCTGCTGGTTGATTGGAAAGGCAGAGGGTACGTGGGACAACATGCATGAAGACCGGTATATAGAAGACGGCGAAGAGTTGAcagaggagctgaaggaACTGTCGCACTGCGACAACGACGGTTACTATTGGCCTCTTTACACTTACTGGAAGTCCCTTCGGGGCCACGAAAGCGCCTCCCGGCGAGCAGAATTAGTGAGTCTCTCCAGAAGTGAGAAAGGAAATTGTCCAAAGGCTGACATGAGGTTCGTCACAGCTTGCATAGCTCCCTTGCATACCGGAGCAAGCCCAGCCTATTCAACCCGTCATGGTGCTCCATTTTCAGTGTTGCGGAGAGGAAAGCTGAGATTCCAGCCTCGTGGGCTTTGAGGAATTGGCGCCACTTACCTGACTCTGTGAGATGCTGATCTCAGAGGTCAGTCTTGAATGTAAATACTGTAGAACCCACATGCTTGTATAATCACTAGCCCTATTGTGCGCTCCGTAACAAGATTCAGATACTTTCCATTGCAATGTTGTCCTATCATGCCGGATCTGCTTCTATAAACCTCTCACGCCATCACCATGAAAGCTGGGAGAAATCCTGGGTTTCCTTGATGTTGTGAGGCAAGTTGTATTGATTAGAAAAGTGCGGGCAGTTGCTTGGAATCATGTTATTGACCTTGGATTATTGTCTAATCCAGAAAAGCTATCCAAATCAGTGTGCCATGCCGATGCCTCGCGACAATCTACCTACCAAGTGCTTTCAACTCTGTGCCAAACCAGCCTGACGAAAACCTGATGGCTATTTGTCAGCCAATGCgaccatcttcttcgccgcaCCGCTATCCGACTATTTTAATGCCGCCTCTCGCAATGGTCAAACTTGTCGAAAAAGCTATCATATCACCGACCGTGACCTCACCAAATAGCTCCAGCGCCTTGCGGTCTGGCACACTCCCAACATATTTGGTCCACAAAGCCTTGGGTGATCTGAGCTGAGCCGGCCCTAGGTAAGCTCGGCTTTGGCTGAGGACTTCCATGAATAGGTCTAACTTAATGGTGTTACGGCTTGATTTGGCGCACAAAGCTCACCAAATCTACCGAAGCGGTTATATATTCCAGCCCGGGTTAGAGCCTGAGGGTAGGTTCAGGGATGGGTTCAGCGGGTGTCTCTACCGACCACCTCGCACCCCTCCCGACGAAATAGGTGATTGGCACACTAAAGTACCTTGGATTAATAGATACCCGCCATATCGTAAACCACACCTAGAGGATTAGTCATAAAGCCTTTGAAGTGCTTAATAGGTCTTCAAATACAACTAGCTACAAAGGCCTTTAAGGATAACTAATAGGCCTCAGAAGATAATGGGAAGACCTAGCAATTTGCTTTGAAGGTACGATTCACACTATAATATGTCTTGATTTACACTTGCTGTGTGTATTGCCTGTATTTTGTGGGAGGGtgtctcaccaccacaccagacATCACGACCTTGTGGGGATGGTACCTCGGGATCACTAATCAACCTATTTTGCGCTTGACGACTATCTGAAACTCTAGCTGGGTACCCATGTCACAAAACTACCAAAGTACACACTGCTACTTCATTCTCGCCAACAAACAAGACACGAAAAGCCACACAAGCGTGCGACACAGCGGACAATGCCGGAGCCAGCCTTATTAATGTGTGGGTGCAGGATTTCGCCAAAAGAGCATCTAGTCTTCCTTCAACTCTGCCAAATGTAGCGGATACAAAGTCATAAAATAGCGCATCCTACGTATTTTCCGCACTCTTGAATATCCTGTACACAATATCGTTGAGATCGAACTCGACCCTTGGATAGTGATCTGCCCTGGAGGGGTCTCTCGTTGCGCGCCTCAATATGTTGAACTTGTTGGGAATCCCGGGGGAAGTCATCGTGGAATTCCAAAAGCAATGAACCGTGATACCTTGACGAACCTGGTCAAGTTCTTCCTTGGTCAGCTTGTTTTCATGGTCCAGCCACACACTGTACCCGTCAATGTTGCGAGTGAGAAGGCCTATACAAACGACAGTTTGAGGGGTCAGAGTTCTCGAATGTTCAGTGTAGATCGTCGAGCCcgggttgttgatggcgtcTCGGAAAGCTTGTAAGGGATTATTTCCCTCGCCATTTTGCTTTTTGCGCAGATCCGCTTTTTTGGACGACAGGAATTGGGCTGCTTGGACCTCACATCTCGTGACAGCCAAATGGAGCAGTGTGTGTTCCCCGAGTCCGTCGTGTAACTCCAGTCAGGATGGTCAACATTTGCCGGCACGTGATACATTAGAGCTTTAAAGGTCTCATCGTCAGAAAGTTGGCTTTGGCGACTATCGTGTTCGCCAGTTTCTCGATTGTCATCCCGCCGGCGTGTTCGCTCGTGATTGACAGGTGCGCGGCCTGACCTAGCATGTATCTGCGGATGACTCTCAGGCTAGACAATACTGGGGCCGTGGGGATATGGGTCGCTTACCTAcctggtgatgctgatgggaCGAAAGATAGCAATGGTGCCTAATCAAAACGATAACGAGTGTGCGACGTGTTATTTGTTGGGTTCTGCAGAAATATGATGCGGAAAACTGGAGTGTTTCATGGAACAAACGGAATGCCACGCAGACGCAAGAGGCTTCCAGTGGAACGACCGCGCTGGGCCTGCCTCCGGCCGCGCTCCAAGGGTAGGTACCTCCCGTCAAAAGGAATATCACACACCGTGGCATGAGCACTCAGGTGGTGGACCCACGCCCGGCGTCTAAGGGAACGACGAAAAGGCCTCTTGCAATTGCTTCTTATTGCCATCCGTCACGGAGACCAAACTCAGCTGGGTCGTAGGTACCCTTGGTGGGCCTTCGAACCTGTTACTCGGTAGGTACATCATGGCTCCGAACAACGCAAAGGACGTCGAATCAAAGCAACACAAAGCAACGCAAATCGGTCCAAAACAGGGTCAAATATAGCTTTTTCCTAGCTTTCTCTGATTTGACGGGTTTACCAAGGCCCTAGACATTGTTTTAAACCATATATATAACCCTCACCCTACTACATAACCCGAGAAAAGAAACTAGAAAAAGCTGGGGACCGAATACACGGCATATACCAACGTCAACCTTTACCTATATAAGCATAAATATAGCCGAAAATATAGGAAGTTACCACCAAAACACGAAGGAAATTCGCCTGAGTAGTATTTTGGAATGTCAGGATAGACAATAGGATATATGTAGCTAGTTGGCTTAGCGGCTAGTATTGGCGGGTCAAATAGGTCAAATCAAAGCAAATCAAGGCAAATTGACATTTCCCAGTTCAAATCGACGCAAATATCGGCCCGGATTTGATTGATTTGCTTTGTTCAGAGCCATGGGGTACAtttcttgatgttggcggcgaCAACAATGTGCCTGTCGTCCCTACAACCccaaggtacctacctatccaTCATGacttccaccctccccatccctcccccctcaaaacctacccctcctcctccccccaccaggCCCATGATAGtaacccccaaacaaccccctccccgccaccctcaactcatccaacaccaacacaaaCAAATAAGCCCTTGCCTGCTCCCACATCCAGTCCTTCACGCTCCTAGGCGTAGcagcccaaccaaccaaccaaatccccgccaccacaacacaaaccaccaccctcctcaagttCTCACTGCCGGCGAACTCTCCCAAAAGCAAAACCCCCGCTTCGGCGAGGGCGAAATGCCAGTAGTCGCTTGTCTTGTACAGGAACAAGTCTGCGCTACTGCTGTGGACGGTCTCGAGGCGACCATTGCGGACGGCGGTGGTTGACCCGCCTAGAGGCAGGGTGACTGGCACGCTGGCGCGGAGGGAGGCGATGCGCCATTGGAAGtagaaggcggagaagagaaCCAGGCCGGAGAAGATCCTGTCGAGGAAATACGTGCCCGAAAGGTGGAGGGTGTCGCTGCCCAAAGCccaggagatgggggtgaagggggaggcggtggtgtagAGGAGGATGATCAAGATGACGGAAAAGAattggcgggggaggatggaggggggagtcTCGGTATGGTGGCCCGTTGgccggggggtggtgtctgGGAATGTTGCCATTGTGACTGGTGTTTagacaaaaagacaaaacatgagagacagagagaaaCGAGCGACGATGAACTGAGGTCAGGAAAGAAAGTCACGATGGAGGGAAACAAGCTCATTTAACCACAACCCACCAATCTTTCCCGCTCTCCTCGGACCGAACAAACGGGCTGAAGAGGCGCGGTCTATTGGAAATGAGAGGGCTGAATAGTCTACACTATGCAAAGGCCTTGTGCCAAGCGGCACAGGCAGCGAAATCGCCAAGTGTTTTTACCCCTGAAGCCTCTGAGCACGGATCATGCTGTGGTCTTGGCGGGGTTTGTTGCCTGGAGTGCTTAAAAATGGCGGGGTTGCATTTGAGGGATTTCGTGCCGGGACGCGTCAAAAGTTCTGGACGCGAAATGAAGCCGTGTGGAAGGAAAATGTCGGATATGCTGGAGCTGATACGGTGTGCCAGGCACGGATTGTTCTGCTGAAAATGCAAAAAAGAAGATGGTTGTGACTCGGAtaccgggagtcgaacccggggctgttgagaaaGGCAATCACTCCTGAGAAGTGAGAGTCAACGATGTTACCGCTACACCATACCCGATAGCATGGTTCCGATTGGACTTGTATGGATAGTCGAGTCAGAGCGTGGGTCTATGATCAGGGATATCCTGTGGTGGAGTGTGGACTTTAACGATTTGCGATTGCATATGGTCTGGGTACCTCAAGCGGTAAGGTATCCAACAATCACGCCGGTCTCGCCGTgcccatctcctcatcccacctctcctcccgattacccctcctcctaaataacctccccaaacccttCTCACTCCTCATGCTGGGCGCtgcaccaccctcatcaccatcatcctcaggCTCATCCccactctccctccccttcctcctcccccacgacagtcccaaccaccccctcaaccaatCCTTCCTCtcatcaaccctctcccGATGTTCCAACTCCTCTGTCTGGCTCCTATGCCTCTCATCCTCCGAAAAGCACTCATCCTCATCCGGGTGATTATGCCTCGATCCATGTCCCTTCTTTTGCAGCTGATTAGCCTTCCACGACGCAACATAAAccgccatcttctccctcgtAACatctctccacctcctcaaaggATAATCCCACTCAAAGTCCTCCTGAGCCTTGCTCAAATGATGATGAGCCGGAGGTTGCGAAACAGGATACAACTTCCACAGCCAGAGCTTGCGCAAGCCAGGGACATGCGTATGGAACCGAAAGCGGCGAAAGATCGGGGCGtagtcgttgtcgtcgtcgatgcTCAAGTCGTCTGATTCCTCGTCGCTCGAATCGTCGTCGTTGCGACGCCGCCGAGTGCTGTATCCGTCGGAAATGTCCGAAGTGCAGTCCGAGAGATACGACTCGTCATCGTCTTGCTTGTGCTTGTGCTTGTGGCTATACTTTCTGGTTTGGGATTGCTTTAGAGCTTGCCatttgcttggtggtggccgttGCGCGCTGTCCATGCGCCTCTTGGCTTTGCTCGCCATGCGGTAGAACacgatgccgatgccgaggagaaTGACAGCAGAAACACCGACGGAGATGGGAACTGTTTGCTATATCAGCTATGGCAGATGATATCAAAAAAGCCTGCTCACGATGACTTACACAGATATTTTGACACTTCGTTGACTGGCCAGTCAACTTCGCCGGTTTCCTCGTTCTTGGGGAACTCTACAATGCCGATGGTAAAAAAGCTTGCAATGAAGGACAACGGCAGCTGTGATACAGTATCAGCTCAGTTTCCTGGCAGATGTGATTGTTACGGCAACTCACAAAGATGACTGTGACGATGGTGAACACCACCATGATCTACCGAATAGTGTGTCAGTACTTGTGGATCGATGAGGTGCGCTTCGGGAACCCCACAGTATTTTGCCGCGAGCCCTGTTCTGAGAGCTTCATTGCATATCGTGTATCCCAACCGGATGCCTGTTGTTGCTTGAATTGCAACAATTGTTTCAACTATTACGCTGTCAGTCACTGTCGCTCATAAATGATCCCTGCTTACAGAAGCATACCTCAGCCTCGACTCGTTTGGCAGACTCGTCCATCTCTTGAACTCGGATGAGGTTGTCTTCCACGATCCGAATGGCTTCATCGACCACTCTGGCGTTCTTAAGCCCAGTTCCGTGATGGCTCTTTTTATGGACTTCATCATGTTGGTCTCCATCTTCGTCATAGTGCTCCTTGGTACCACCTGACCGTTTCCGAGGCCGAAGGTGACCCTGGAATTCCTCCAGAACCTTGAGTTGTGTGGTAAGAATGGACTTGATGATGCCAAGCTCATCCTGGATATCAATAATTTCCACAAGCTGCCGGGATTCGTCTGATATCCGTGAGAAGCTGTCAATGTCGGATGTGTATTTGAAGGGGTCTTTAGCATTAGCGAGCTTGTCGACGGTCTTGAggagcttcttcatcttgaCAGCTTCATCTTCAGCCTATTCAGTTGAGCTAGGGTGAGTATTCAGCTAAGTTATCAACAGAGTGCTGGAACGTGCACTTAcaatggtgttgatggaggaTTGGAAGGCCTCCTGCAGCTTGACACCACCAGGGCCTTGCCTTGTCATAATGTTCAGACATATCTTGAGAATCATTTCGACAAGGCTGTCGGGCGATTGGATTGCTTGTCGCGCCTTGTTTGTCTCTATCTCCCGGCTTAGGAgtttcttgatgttgtaCTGCTCGGAAGGCTTTTGGGTGTTTGGCATGCAGGTAATTACAGTCCCTGGATCCTGTCAATATGTCATTCCATTTGCGGCGGTGTATCCGATCACAACTCACCATCGGGCAATACCCATAGCCACAACTGGTCAACCATCAGAATAGGAGCTGTGTTCTTGGGCTTCCCGTGCTTGGTGGCCCATCGGTACACGACCTGGTCTTTGTCTCTCCGCTCCGTGGTTTCGAGCATGTAGTAAGAGTACTGATCCAATGTGCGCCGGCAATGTAGTGGTAGAACATCGTGAGCATGGATGTATCCATCGATCAATGCCGACTCCCTGCGGCTCAGGGGCGCGTTGGTTCGATTGTCGTTCACGCGATTGATCATGGCCGCCATCTTTTTGCGACCATCGTGGCTCTCGTAGGCAAGGTATGGCATCTTCCATTTGTTAGCAAGTCCCCATCAATAGCATGCTAGAAAGAGACCAGAGAAACTCACAAAAAGCGCGAGCGTTTTGTCACCACCGGCGTGCCCGAGATTGACGGGTGGCAACATCGCCCATGTTATGCTGGACAGATTCTGACTCGAACGCTTTGCGGGCTGCAACGGTGGCCGAGAGGTTGACCCGGCTATGCTGTCTGAAGACCCGGACGGCTCTTCTATCACTGTCTGCAAGCGGCTAGAGTGATTTCCCGGTGATTCTGAAACCTCGGATACATCTACACTCTGTTCTGCGTTAGTTACTGTTGGTCAACCCTTCCAAGCTGTCGTGGTGCATTTACAAATCTCGTGAATTGGTACTTCTTGGCTCTCGGGTTCATATACCGGTTGAAGATAGTAAGACCGTCATGCCTTTGGTCCGCAATGGATGAATCGCGGACTCCAATGGAGAGAAAAAGGTCCTGGAAAGGGGTATTGTCAGTACCTAGGCATCTTCCGTCTCGATGCGCGCGGCAGGAAACTCAACATACAGATAGCCATTGCTCCTAAAACATCGCAGGATTATTAGTTTAGTTTTCTACGGGGGGGTGAGAAGAGAACTTGCATTGTTTGCGGGCAGCAAAATCCATCTGCAACGGAAATCCTTGtctttccccttccttcgGGACGATTCAAGAGTCCGAGCACAGCGCTTGTTGGCATCATAAACCATGTCATAAACGCTTGTCGTCTTGAGATTGATCTGTTCCTCCACTCGTTTTGTCTTCTTATTAGTCGTATGGTAGAACTCGCTAACAGTCCCTTCTGCAACGAAGCTAGCGATGTATTGTGAAGAGTCAGGCGTCGGAGGTGTGGGCTCTGTGGGCAAGTCATAATCTTGAGTGATTGCAGGGCCTCTGATGGGTTCCAGGTTCTCTCTCAACTCGCGAATCCAAGTCGCAGCACACTCGGATCCGTTACAGCCGCAATAGTATTCCGTGCTGTCTTCGCAGATCCAGTCCCAAGGCGAGCGGCCCTCGTTATCATGAAGGTCGAGATCTTCTCGTTGCATGTTACGCATCAAGTAACGAATGACGCCGCTGTACTCTGACCGTTCCCTGCCTTCTTCTGGCTCGTTGTACCATGCCTTGAAGACCGCGTGGTGCAGTGGAGTTGAACCTCCGTCGTCAGGCTCGGTGGTATCATCAGGCCTCTCGTTGATCAGGAGCGTCACAATTGTATCGCTTGGAGGTTCCATCACGCATGCAATGTGCAGTGGATTACGCCCACTTTCCGTCTTGTATATCAAGCGTGGCTTGCTGTCCAGGATGTTTTCGACGAGTTCGACATTCCGGGACTTGATGGCCTGGTAGAGAATTGTTGATTGCATCTTGGCAAGAATAGTCTGGTAGATGTAATCTTGCGTATCACCCATCCGTGCCAGTCGCCGATGTCGATATATGGCAACTGACGTGAAGGTGACACCTTTGATCGAAGCGCGATATTCGTCCTCGTCCTACGCACGCGTCAGTTTTGCATCTGTAACTGCCATCCTCGTGGCTCACCTACCTTGCACAGTGACATATTATCAGAATCACCCTGTTGGACGCGAGCTTGTGAGTACAGCCAAGTTGTCTCCAATCCACGAGCCAACTCCTTTTGAGATCCCTGGTATTCATTCcaaacatcctccaccagctcagACTCCTTGTCGCGGGTTTCGATCTCTAGGAGGATACGGGACATCCTGACGTTTGTGTTTTTGGGAAACCAGCTCTTGAACCTGTCCGGGGTCAGAGGCTCATCGGGCTCTGGGA
This window encodes:
- a CDS encoding hypothetical protein (EggNog:ENOG503P6HN); protein product: MATFPDTTPRPTGHHTETPPSILPRQFFSVILIILLYTTASPFTPISWALGSDTLHLSGTYFLDRIFSGLVLFSAFYFQWRIASLRASVPVTLPLGGSTTAVRNGRLETVHSSSADLFLYKTSDYWHFALAEAGVLLLGEFAGSENLRRVVVCVVVAGIWLVGWAATPRSVKDWMWEQARAYLFVLVLDELRVAGRGLFGGYYHGPGGGRRRGRF
- a CDS encoding hypothetical protein (EggNog:ENOG502SX2D), producing the protein MNPRAKKYQFTRFSVDVSEVSESPGNHSSRLQTVIEEPSGSSDSIAGSTSRPPLQPAKRSSQNLSSITWAMLPPVNLGHAGGDKTLALFMPYLAYESHDGRKKMAAMINRVNDNRTNAPLSRRESALIDGYIHAHDVLPLHCRRTLDQYSYYMLETTERRDKDQVVYRWATKHGKPKNTAPILMVDQLWLWVLPDGTVITCMPNTQKPSEQYNIKKLLSREIETNKARQAIQSPDSLVEMILKICLNIMTRQGPGGVKLQEAFQSSINTIAEDEAVKMKKLLKTVDKLANAKDPFKYTSDIDSFSRISDESRQLVEIIDIQDELGIIKSILTTQLKVLEEFQGHLRPRKRSGGTKEHYDEDGDQHDEVHKKSHHGTGLKNARVVDEAIRIVEDNLIRVQEMDESAKRVEAELKQLLQFKQQQASGWDTRYAMKLSEQGSRQNTIMVVFTIVTVIFLPLSFIASFFTIGIVEFPKNEETGEVDWPVNEVSKYLFPISVGVSAVILLGIGIVFYRMASKAKRRMDSAQRPPPSKWQALKQSQTRKYSHKHKHKQDDDESYLSDCTSDISDGYSTRRRRNDDDSSDEESDDLSIDDDNDYAPIFRRFRFHTHVPGLRKLWLWKLYPVSQPPAHHHLSKAQEDFEWDYPLRRWRDVTREKMAVYVASWKANQLQKKGHGSRHNHPDEDECFSEDERHRSQTEELEHRERVDERKDWLRGWLGLSWGRRKGRESGDEPEDDGDEGGAAPSMRSEKGLGRLFRRRGNREERWDEEMGTARPA
- a CDS encoding hypothetical protein (EggNog:ENOG5039VCZ; COG:S) — protein: MSFGHHKLVARLLMHWGMLQATYTLAIYPEGIRPRTSVDIIAVHDFDETPEDAWVMPVERLLSPGRPDGERDRTASPGPQRIKLIDKKGKGPELVNPSDGNPKLDAKLRPPGKDFKGRGRSLEPSMRSSSEFDVRGRPRAVNWIRDFIPNDITDSRVLSFSYSSPTFVKKTGSWAEYVENASKTLLERIVGSRQLFFQRGVPIVFIGSGFGGIVIQKAIALAAKQNDTASLSLDDIFQVIFLDTPFPEPDEPLTPDRFKSWFPKNTNVRMSRILLEIETRDKESELVEDVWNEYQGSQKELARGLETTWLYSQARVQQGDSDNMSLCKDEDEYRASIKGVTFTSVAIYRHRRLARMGDTQDYIYQTILAKMQSTILYQAIKSRNVELVENILDSKPRLIYKTESGRNPLHIACVMEPPSDTIVTLLINERPDDTTEPDDGGSTPLHHAVFKAWYNEPEEGRERSEYSGVIRYLMRNMQREDLDLHDNEGRSPWDWICEDSTEYYCGCNGSECAATWIRELRENLEPIRGPAITQDYDLPTEPTPPTPDSSQYIASFVAEGTVSEFYHTTNKKTKRVEEQINLKTTSVYDMVYDANKRCARTLESSRRKGKDKDFRCRWILLPANNASSLLTPP